A genomic segment from Bacillus cereus G9842 encodes:
- a CDS encoding acetylornithine transaminase encodes MTSHLFQTYGRRTIEFVKGTGTKVIDNKGKQYLDFTSGIGVCNLGHCHPTVLKGVQEQLDDIWHISNLFTNSLQEEVASLLTENRALDYVFFCNSGAEANEAALKLARKHTGKSLVVTCQQSFHGRTFGTMSATGQDKVKEGFGPLLPSFLHIPFNDIKALEEVMNEEVAAVMVEVVQGEGGVIPADLSFLKEIETLCNKFGSLFIIDEVQTGIGRTGTLFAYEQVRIEPDIVTVAKALGNGIPVGAMIGRKELGTSFTAGSHGSTFGGNYIAMAAAKEVLQVSKRPLFLKEVQEKGEYVLEKLQEELQHVECIQNIRGKGLMIGIECKHEVASFIEQLENEGLLVLQAGPNVIRLLPPLIVTNEELEQAVYIIKKVVCTKNVSII; translated from the coding sequence ATTGGCGTATGTAATTTAGGACATTGTCACCCTACTGTTCTCAAAGGTGTACAAGAGCAACTTGATGATATATGGCATATATCTAACCTGTTTACAAACAGCTTACAAGAAGAAGTTGCGTCATTATTAACAGAAAATAGAGCATTAGATTATGTGTTTTTCTGTAATAGTGGGGCAGAGGCAAATGAAGCGGCTTTAAAGTTAGCACGTAAGCATACTGGAAAATCTCTCGTCGTAACATGCCAGCAGTCTTTTCACGGTAGAACATTTGGAACGATGAGTGCAACAGGCCAAGATAAGGTAAAAGAAGGATTTGGTCCATTACTTCCATCTTTTTTACATATCCCTTTTAACGATATTAAAGCATTAGAGGAAGTAATGAATGAAGAAGTTGCGGCGGTAATGGTAGAAGTAGTTCAAGGAGAGGGAGGAGTAATACCTGCTGATTTATCTTTTTTGAAAGAGATTGAAACATTATGTAATAAGTTCGGTTCCTTATTTATTATAGACGAAGTACAAACGGGGATAGGAAGAACTGGAACACTATTCGCTTATGAACAAGTGCGAATAGAGCCTGATATCGTTACCGTTGCAAAAGCACTTGGGAATGGGATTCCTGTCGGAGCAATGATTGGCCGGAAAGAGCTCGGAACGTCGTTTACTGCAGGATCACACGGTTCAACTTTTGGCGGGAATTACATCGCGATGGCTGCAGCGAAAGAAGTATTGCAAGTAAGTAAAAGACCATTGTTTTTAAAAGAAGTACAAGAAAAAGGCGAGTATGTATTAGAGAAGTTGCAAGAGGAATTACAGCATGTCGAATGTATTCAAAATATACGTGGTAAGGGGCTTATGATTGGGATTGAGTGTAAGCATGAAGTTGCAAGTTTTATAGAACAACTAGAAAACGAAGGACTTCTCGTATTACAAGCAGGCCCTAATGTTATAAGACTATTACCGCCACTCATTGTCACGAATGAAGAGTTAGAACAGGCAGTATATATAATAAAAAAAGTAGTTTGTACAAAAAACGTATCAATCATATAA